A genome region from Paracoccus stylophorae includes the following:
- the dnaN gene encoding DNA polymerase III subunit beta, producing MKFSIERAVLVKAVSQAQSVVERRNTIPILANVLIEAGADDVSFRATDLDTEVVDRAAAQVERPGATTVSAVMLNEIARKLPDGALVAITSDDAAGRLNVQAGRSNFSLATLPREDFPVMASTEYSVNFSAPAKVLRRLFDKSKFAISTEETRYYLNGVYLHVAQSEEGPALRCVATDGHRLARIDAPLPDGAAEMPGVIVPRKTVAELRKLLDDDDADIAVSVSDTKVRFATPTITLTSKVIDGTFPDYSRVIPANNSRKLEVDAADFARAVDRVATVSSERSRAVKLALDADKLVLSVNAPDAGAAEEELIVAYADDPLEIGFNAKYLQEIASQVDRDNAVFLFNGSGDAALIREGSDHSAVYVVMPMRV from the coding sequence ATGAAATTCTCGATCGAGCGCGCCGTTCTGGTCAAAGCCGTCTCGCAGGCCCAATCGGTGGTCGAGCGTCGCAACACCATTCCCATCCTTGCCAACGTGCTGATCGAGGCCGGCGCGGACGATGTCAGCTTTCGCGCCACCGATCTGGACACCGAGGTGGTGGACCGCGCCGCCGCCCAGGTGGAACGGCCCGGCGCCACCACCGTCAGCGCCGTCATGCTGAACGAGATCGCCCGCAAGCTGCCCGACGGGGCGCTGGTCGCCATCACCTCGGACGACGCGGCGGGGCGGCTGAACGTGCAGGCGGGGCGGTCGAATTTCAGCCTCGCGACCCTGCCGCGCGAGGATTTCCCGGTCATGGCCTCGACCGAATACAGCGTGAATTTCAGCGCGCCGGCCAAGGTTCTGCGGCGGCTGTTCGACAAGTCGAAATTCGCCATCTCGACCGAGGAGACGCGCTATTACCTCAACGGCGTCTATCTGCACGTGGCCCAGTCCGAGGAGGGGCCGGCCCTGCGCTGCGTGGCGACCGACGGGCACCGGCTGGCCCGGATCGACGCGCCCCTTCCCGATGGCGCGGCCGAGATGCCGGGCGTGATCGTGCCGCGCAAGACCGTGGCCGAGTTGCGCAAGCTGCTGGATGACGACGACGCCGATATCGCCGTGTCGGTCAGCGACACCAAGGTGCGCTTTGCCACGCCCACGATCACCCTGACCTCGAAGGTGATCGACGGCACCTTCCCCGATTACAGCCGGGTGATCCCGGCCAACAATTCCCGCAAGCTCGAGGTGGACGCGGCGGATTTCGCCCGCGCCGTGGACCGCGTGGCGACCGTCAGCAGCGAACGGTCGCGCGCGGTCAAGCTGGCGCTGGACGCCGACAAGCTGGTCCTGTCCGTAAACGCCCCCGACGCCGGCGCGGCCGAGGAAGAGCTGATCGTGGCCTATGCCGACGATCCGCTGGAGATCGGGTTCAACGCGAAATACCTGCAGGAAATCGCCAGTCAGGTCGATCGCGACAACGCGGTGTTCCTGTTCAACGGCTCGGGCGATGCGGCGCTGATCCGCGAGGGCAGCGATCACAGCGCCGTCTATGTCGTCATGCCGATGCGCGTGTGA
- the recF gene encoding DNA replication/repair protein RecF (All proteins in this family for which functions are known are DNA-binding proteins that assist the filamentation of RecA onto DNA for the initiation of recombination or recombinational repair.): MTLTRLSLAQFRSWPRLDLDLDRQPVAIFGANGSGKTNILEAVSMLAPGRGLRGAPPAEQARQGKDAGWRIRAQIGDRAVETSAAPGARRSVAVDDKPAVQTALGRLIRIVWLVPAMDRLWTDPPETRRRFLDRVTLSLVPDHADVALTYDKAMRERNRLLRDQIGDAGWYRALESQMAEAGAALTRNRHEALDRIMAAQDEAATGFPAARLVLLPGEGQADDPDAASIADRLAAMRPRDLAAGRSLTGPHRADLGASWGPQDMQAALSSTGEQKALLLSLILANARALSDQPVVLLLDEVAAHLDADRRAQLYDQICLLPAQTMLTGTGSDLFDAFKDRVRLLEITKHDGASRLRDGAP, translated from the coding sequence GTGACGCTGACGCGGCTTTCGCTGGCGCAGTTCCGGTCCTGGCCGCGGCTGGACCTGGACCTGGACCGGCAACCCGTGGCGATCTTCGGCGCGAACGGATCGGGCAAGACCAACATCCTCGAGGCGGTGTCGATGCTGGCGCCGGGGCGCGGGCTGCGCGGCGCGCCGCCGGCCGAACAGGCGCGTCAGGGCAAGGATGCAGGCTGGCGCATCCGGGCGCAGATCGGCGACCGCGCGGTGGAAACCTCAGCCGCGCCCGGCGCGCGCCGCAGCGTTGCCGTCGATGACAAGCCGGCCGTGCAGACCGCCCTGGGCCGGCTGATCCGCATCGTCTGGCTGGTGCCGGCGATGGATCGGCTGTGGACCGATCCGCCCGAAACCCGGCGCCGGTTTCTGGACCGCGTGACATTAAGCCTTGTGCCCGATCACGCCGATGTCGCGCTGACCTATGACAAGGCCATGCGCGAACGAAACCGCCTGCTGCGCGACCAGATCGGCGATGCCGGATGGTATCGCGCGCTGGAATCGCAGATGGCCGAGGCGGGGGCGGCGCTGACGCGCAATCGGCATGAGGCGCTGGACCGGATCATGGCCGCGCAGGACGAGGCCGCGACCGGCTTTCCGGCCGCGCGGCTGGTCCTGCTGCCGGGCGAGGGGCAGGCCGACGATCCCGACGCGGCCAGCATCGCCGACCGGCTGGCCGCGATGCGGCCCCGCGATCTGGCCGCCGGTCGCAGCCTGACCGGCCCCCACCGCGCCGATCTGGGCGCAAGCTGGGGGCCGCAGGACATGCAGGCCGCCCTGTCCTCGACCGGCGAACAGAAGGCGCTGTTGCTGTCGCTGATCCTGGCCAATGCGCGCGCGCTGTCGGACCAGCCGGTCGTGTTGCTGCTGGACGAGGTGGCAGCGCATCTGGACGCCGACCGGCGCGCGCAGCTTTACGACCAGATATGCCTGCTGCCCGCCCAGACGATGCTGACCGGCACCGGATCTGACCTGTTCGACGCGTTCAAGGACCGCGTCCGGCTGCTGGAGATCACGAAGCATGACGGCGCTTCGCGCCTGCGCGATGGTGCGCCATGA
- a CDS encoding LysE family translocator translates to MTLTPESVWLYAGAMVAIWLTPGPVWVAIIARALASGFRGVWPLGLGVAIGDAIWPLIAMFGLSVVLGQHAALMIALRWIAAAVFVGMGLMLLRQAKHPVERDSRLTRRGRWAGFSAGLLAIAGNPKAALFYVGVLPGFFDIARIRTPDVLVIVAMSATIPFLLNLGMGAAVAAARTRIATPTGLRRMNLVSGGLLIAVGCVLAAERIVNG, encoded by the coding sequence ATGACCCTGACGCCCGAATCGGTGTGGCTTTACGCCGGGGCCATGGTCGCGATCTGGCTGACGCCGGGTCCGGTCTGGGTGGCGATCATCGCGCGGGCGCTGGCCTCGGGGTTTCGCGGCGTCTGGCCCCTGGGGCTGGGCGTGGCCATCGGCGACGCGATCTGGCCGCTGATCGCCATGTTCGGCCTGTCGGTCGTGCTGGGCCAGCATGCGGCGCTGATGATCGCGCTGCGCTGGATCGCGGCAGCGGTCTTTGTGGGCATGGGGCTGATGCTGCTGCGGCAGGCGAAACACCCCGTCGAACGCGACAGCAGGCTGACGCGGCGGGGACGATGGGCCGGGTTTTCGGCCGGCCTTCTGGCCATCGCCGGCAACCCCAAGGCGGCGCTGTTCTATGTGGGCGTGCTGCCCGGCTTCTTCGACATCGCCCGCATCCGCACCCCCGACGTGCTGGTCATCGTCGCCATGTCGGCCACGATCCCGTTCCTGCTGAACCTGGGCATGGGCGCGGCGGTGGCCGCCGCCCGCACCCGCATCGCCACGCCCACCGGGCTGCGCCGGATGAACCTTGTCTCGGGCGGGCTGCTGATCGCGGTCGGCTGCGTCCTGGCCGCCGAGCGGATCGTGAACGGCTAA
- a CDS encoding phospholipase D-like domain-containing protein, which yields MTWLKWLVAGLLVLILAWLAGRLLFSVPDTADRVPEQALSADATTQLGQRAEEARGQHPGESGVMKLSDGRAALRSRLRLADAAERSIDAMYYIWHDDVSGMLLLDALRRAAQRGVRVRLLLDDNGIDAMDPVLAALNAMPTFNVRLFNPSTVRRPKWLGYVLYPLRMNRRMHNKAFIVDGAAAIVGGRNIGDEYFAVGDVPGYLDLDVLGVGKVVADTVEVFDEYWNSQPVLALEQVVAGQGDIGALDRAMANLPAASELEGTAAERLRQGQAVLEWTDVQVIADDPAKGVGRVERSGLMIARLGQILRKVDRNLDLISAYFVPGRTGARFFAELAQSGAEVRILTNSWQATDVPMVHAGYVKYRREMLEAGVKLFELKPLPDVPQGRAELGSSGLSGGSLHAKTFSVDDSRIFIGSFNFDPRSALLNCEMGFLIDSDRLAATGARSMTDRLIPRSFQPVLTQDGAMIWRSEGPDGQTHLIAHEPGLGLRDRIAVYVLNVLPIEWLL from the coding sequence ATGACATGGCTGAAATGGCTTGTGGCGGGTCTGCTGGTCCTGATCCTGGCGTGGCTGGCCGGCCGGCTGCTGTTTTCGGTGCCCGACACGGCCGACAGGGTGCCCGAACAGGCGCTGTCGGCGGATGCGACGACGCAACTGGGACAGCGCGCGGAAGAGGCGCGGGGCCAGCATCCCGGCGAAAGCGGCGTCATGAAGCTGTCCGACGGGCGCGCCGCGCTGCGCAGCCGGTTGCGTCTGGCCGACGCCGCCGAACGCAGCATCGACGCGATGTATTACATCTGGCACGACGATGTGTCGGGAATGCTGCTGCTGGATGCGCTGCGGCGCGCGGCGCAGCGCGGGGTGCGGGTGCGCCTGCTGCTGGACGATAACGGCATCGACGCGATGGACCCGGTGCTGGCGGCGCTGAATGCCATGCCGACCTTCAACGTGCGGCTGTTCAACCCCTCGACCGTGCGCCGGCCGAAATGGCTGGGCTATGTGCTGTATCCGCTGCGCATGAACCGCCGGATGCACAACAAGGCGTTCATCGTGGACGGCGCGGCCGCGATCGTGGGCGGGCGCAATATCGGCGATGAATATTTCGCCGTGGGCGATGTGCCGGGCTATCTGGATCTGGACGTTCTGGGCGTCGGCAAGGTGGTCGCCGACACGGTCGAGGTGTTCGACGAATACTGGAACAGCCAGCCGGTTCTGGCGCTGGAACAGGTCGTTGCCGGGCAAGGCGATATCGGCGCGCTGGACCGGGCGATGGCGAACCTGCCCGCCGCGTCCGAGCTTGAGGGCACCGCGGCGGAACGCCTGCGCCAGGGACAGGCCGTGCTTGAATGGACCGACGTGCAGGTGATTGCCGACGATCCGGCCAAGGGCGTCGGGCGCGTCGAACGCAGCGGGCTGATGATCGCGCGTCTGGGCCAGATCCTGCGCAAGGTGGACCGCAATCTGGACCTGATTTCGGCCTATTTCGTGCCGGGGCGGACCGGTGCCCGGTTCTTTGCCGAGCTGGCGCAAAGCGGGGCCGAGGTGCGTATCCTGACGAATTCGTGGCAGGCGACGGATGTCCCGATGGTTCATGCCGGTTACGTCAAGTATCGCCGAGAAATGCTTGAGGCCGGGGTCAAGCTGTTCGAGCTGAAACCGTTGCCGGACGTGCCGCAGGGCCGGGCCGAGCTGGGATCGTCGGGCCTGTCGGGCGGGTCGCTGCATGCCAAGACGTTTTCGGTGGACGATTCGCGGATCTTCATCGGCTCGTTCAACTTCGATCCGCGCTCGGCCCTGCTGAACTGCGAGATGGGGTTTCTGATCGACAGCGACCGTCTGGCCGCCACCGGCGCCCGGTCGATGACCGACCGGCTCATCCCGCGCAGCTTTCAGCCGGTGCTGACGCAGGACGGGGCGATGATCTGGCGCTCCGAAGGGCCGGACGGGCAGACGCACCTGATCGCGCACGAGCCCGGTCTGGGGCTGCGCGACCGGATCGCCGTCTATGTGCTGAACGTGCTGCCCATCGAATGGCTGCTTTAG